In Arthrobacter sp. SLBN-112, a genomic segment contains:
- a CDS encoding TIGR00730 family Rossman fold protein, whose amino-acid sequence MSTNADPAKTSQPRRKGPLELRRKQAAVEMSDQHLLDTKGPGQFVHTDPWRVLRIQSEFVEGFGALADIGKAVSVFGSARTKPGSKYYEMGVEVGRKLAEAGVAVITGGGPGSMEAANRGTVEGNGVSVGLGIELPFEQGLNQWVDLGINFRYFFARKTMFVKYAQGFIVLPGGLGTLDELFEAMVLVQTRKVTSFPIVLLGVEFWGPMIEWIRGTLVAEGMVSEKDLDLIQLVDDPAEAVDRVLHVAVTPSLSGEQRPE is encoded by the coding sequence ATGAGTACCAACGCAGATCCGGCCAAGACTTCCCAGCCACGCCGCAAGGGGCCCCTTGAGCTGCGCCGCAAGCAGGCCGCCGTGGAAATGTCTGACCAGCATCTGCTCGATACCAAGGGCCCCGGCCAGTTCGTCCACACCGACCCCTGGCGGGTCCTGCGGATCCAGAGCGAATTCGTCGAAGGATTCGGTGCGCTGGCGGACATCGGAAAGGCTGTCAGCGTTTTTGGTTCGGCCCGGACCAAGCCCGGCAGCAAGTACTACGAAATGGGCGTGGAAGTGGGGCGCAAGCTCGCCGAGGCCGGCGTCGCGGTCATTACCGGCGGCGGACCGGGGTCCATGGAGGCGGCCAACCGGGGCACGGTGGAAGGCAACGGCGTATCGGTGGGCCTGGGCATCGAGCTGCCCTTCGAGCAGGGCCTGAACCAGTGGGTGGACCTGGGGATCAACTTCCGTTACTTCTTTGCCCGCAAGACCATGTTCGTCAAATACGCGCAGGGCTTTATTGTGCTGCCGGGCGGCCTGGGCACCCTTGATGAGCTGTTCGAGGCCATGGTCCTGGTCCAGACGCGGAAGGTGACGTCCTTCCCGATCGTGCTCCTGGGCGTGGAGTTCTGGGGGCCCATGATCGAATGGATCCGGGGCACCCTGGTGGCCGAAGGAATGGTCTCGGAGAAGGACCTGGACCTCATCCAGCTCGTTGACGATCCCGCGGAAGCGGTGGACCGGGTGCTTCACGTCGCCGTGACCCCGTCGCTGAGCGGGGAGCAGCGGCCGGAGTAG
- a CDS encoding DivIVA domain-containing protein, protein MSFFLVFLAVILVAAVLWAGLGRRSRGSGGAGLPSLLGGGLEDPPANLPPVLLPAHAGPEDVNQLRFSLGLRGYRMDQVDQVLEDLRDQLAVRNREVAELRSRLAAMEQGVPDQDSDDGTQDSDDGTQDSDVGPGTPADPARIDPGAATGGAAEAHGTAVPGAGGL, encoded by the coding sequence GTGAGTTTCTTTCTGGTTTTCCTCGCTGTCATCCTGGTGGCAGCGGTCCTGTGGGCCGGCCTGGGCCGGCGCTCCCGCGGTAGCGGCGGTGCCGGGCTGCCCTCATTGCTGGGCGGCGGCCTCGAAGATCCGCCCGCAAACCTCCCGCCCGTGCTGCTGCCCGCGCACGCCGGGCCGGAGGATGTGAACCAGCTGCGGTTCTCGCTCGGCCTGCGCGGCTACCGGATGGACCAGGTGGACCAGGTCCTGGAGGACCTGCGGGACCAACTTGCCGTCAGGAACCGGGAAGTGGCGGAGCTCCGCAGCCGGCTGGCCGCGATGGAACAAGGCGTCCCGGACCAGGATTCCGACGACGGCACGCAGGATTCCGACGACGGCACGCAGGATTCCGACGTAGGCCCGGGCACCCCCGCGGACCCGGCACGGATTGACCCGGGCGCCGCCACCGGAGGCGCCGCGGAAGCCCACGGCACCGCCGTGCCGGGGGCGGGCGGCCTGTGA
- a CDS encoding DUF3117 domain-containing protein: protein MAAMKPRTGDGPMEVTKEGRSLIMRVPLEGGGRLVVELNAAEAANLKECLVGVTE, encoded by the coding sequence ATGGCGGCTATGAAACCACGCACCGGCGACGGCCCAATGGAAGTCACCAAGGAGGGCCGCAGCCTGATCATGCGCGTCCCGCTCGAAGGCGGCGGGCGCCTCGTTGTCGAACTGAATGCTGCCGAGGCAGCCAACCTCAAGGAATGCCTGGTAGGCGTTACCGAATAG
- a CDS encoding O-methyltransferase codes for MSADKSSSWSYAEDLPAEDEVMLRARERSFELGVGAISPGVGAALTVLAAASKAQTAVEIGTGAGVSGVCLLRGLGPHAVLTTIDVDVEHLRAAREAFAESGSPANRTRTISGRAGDVLPRLTDGAYDLVFIDADKPGLPGYVEQAIRLLKRSGLLIINDALDKDKVANPAGREATTVVLRQVGRAIRDDDRLASAMLPTGDGLLVAVKK; via the coding sequence ATGAGCGCCGACAAGTCCAGCAGCTGGTCCTATGCAGAAGATCTGCCCGCTGAGGATGAGGTCATGCTTCGGGCCCGGGAACGCTCATTCGAATTAGGCGTCGGCGCCATCAGCCCCGGTGTGGGCGCCGCCCTCACCGTCCTGGCGGCGGCGTCGAAAGCCCAGACCGCCGTCGAGATCGGCACCGGCGCCGGCGTCTCCGGCGTCTGTCTTCTGCGGGGCCTTGGTCCGCACGCCGTCCTGACCACCATTGACGTTGACGTCGAACACCTGAGGGCCGCCCGCGAAGCGTTCGCCGAGTCCGGCAGTCCCGCCAACCGCACGCGCACCATCTCCGGCCGTGCGGGCGATGTCCTGCCGCGCCTCACCGACGGCGCCTATGACCTGGTCTTCATCGACGCGGACAAGCCCGGACTGCCCGGCTACGTGGAGCAGGCCATCCGCCTCCTCAAGAGGTCGGGCCTGCTGATCATCAATGACGCCCTGGACAAGGACAAGGTGGCCAATCCGGCCGGCCGCGAGGCCACCACCGTGGTGCTGCGCCAGGTGGGCCGGGCCATCCGCGACGACGACCGGCTTGCTTCGGCGATGCTTCCCACCGGCGACGGCCTGCTGGTGGCCGTCAAGAAATAG
- the sigE gene encoding RNA polymerase sigma factor SigE, translating into MSSSVVAPVPAVNNPDDEWVRPTWEEVVTNHSAKVYRLAYRLTGNKFDAEDLTQEVFVRVFRSLENFKPGTLDGWLHRITTNLFLDQARRKTRIRFDALAEDAESRLPGREPGPEQSFELNNLDLDVQAALEELPPDFRAAVVLCDLEGLSYDEVAEALGVKLGTVRSRIHRGRTMLREKLAHRDPRPQQGRRKLSMPRIAGIL; encoded by the coding sequence ATGTCATCTTCAGTAGTGGCACCTGTCCCTGCAGTCAACAATCCCGATGATGAGTGGGTCCGTCCCACCTGGGAAGAAGTGGTCACCAATCACTCCGCGAAGGTCTACCGGCTGGCCTACCGCCTGACCGGGAACAAGTTCGACGCCGAGGACCTCACCCAGGAGGTGTTCGTCCGTGTCTTCCGCTCGCTGGAAAACTTCAAGCCGGGCACCCTTGACGGCTGGCTGCACCGCATCACCACCAACCTGTTCCTCGACCAGGCGCGCCGGAAGACGCGCATCCGCTTCGACGCCTTGGCAGAAGATGCGGAGTCCCGGCTGCCTGGCCGCGAGCCCGGCCCCGAGCAGAGCTTCGAGCTGAACAACCTGGACCTCGATGTCCAGGCGGCCCTGGAGGAACTCCCGCCGGACTTCCGTGCCGCCGTCGTCCTGTGCGACCTCGAAGGCCTGTCCTACGACGAGGTGGCCGAGGCGCTCGGCGTCAAGCTCGGCACCGTCCGTTCCCGTATCCACCGCGGCAGGACCATGCTCCGGGAAAAGCTGGCACACCGTGACCCGCGCCCGCAGCAGGGCCGCCGCAAGCTCTCCATGCCGCGCATCGCGGGCATCCTCTGA
- a CDS encoding anti-sigma factor, which produces MRSRIPFGGKHQRSGSHLEACQECAATVRRERQYLERLRQAPVPPASQDLTARLLSRTHELAAQPEPPVSHGGSRMAARALAFTAGGTMAAAGVLAVGAFTAAGDPVAGKTSGTEAAFSHVSSQTPADGRPLDSAQLASLRAEGWACPDLQALGFHLEAAKALLVEGQPAVELRLTDGAHHATVTEQHPASQGAGQSPAWATSPASATYRTAGLSITYRSDLPAGQADDALPLLKHMADAAAEGVAAAVPEPSAGEPGEPLESRLERGINKIAALFTP; this is translated from the coding sequence ATGAGGTCCCGGATTCCTTTCGGCGGCAAGCACCAGCGCTCCGGCAGCCACCTTGAGGCGTGCCAGGAGTGCGCTGCCACTGTCCGCCGGGAACGGCAATACCTTGAGCGCCTCCGGCAGGCGCCCGTCCCCCCGGCCAGCCAGGACCTGACGGCACGGCTGCTGTCGCGCACCCACGAACTCGCGGCGCAGCCGGAGCCGCCCGTGAGCCACGGCGGAAGCCGGATGGCCGCCCGTGCCCTGGCCTTCACCGCAGGAGGGACCATGGCAGCGGCCGGTGTGCTGGCTGTGGGGGCCTTCACCGCCGCCGGAGATCCGGTGGCGGGCAAAACGTCCGGAACGGAAGCTGCGTTCTCGCACGTCTCGTCGCAGACCCCGGCTGACGGCCGTCCGCTGGATTCTGCGCAACTTGCCTCGCTGCGTGCCGAAGGCTGGGCCTGCCCGGACCTGCAGGCCCTGGGATTCCACCTCGAAGCCGCAAAGGCGCTGCTGGTCGAAGGCCAGCCGGCGGTGGAACTGCGCCTCACCGACGGCGCCCATCACGCCACCGTCACCGAACAGCACCCCGCCAGCCAGGGCGCCGGCCAGTCGCCGGCGTGGGCCACCTCCCCGGCGTCCGCAACCTACCGGACGGCCGGCCTCTCCATCACTTACCGCTCGGACCTGCCCGCCGGGCAGGCCGACGACGCCCTTCCACTACTGAAACATATGGCCGACGCCGCCGCCGAGGGTGTTGCGGCGGCCGTTCCCGAGCCGTCCGCAGGGGAGCCCGGGGAACCGCTGGAGTCACGGCTGGAGCGCGGAATCAACAAGATCGCAGCGCTGTTCACCCCGTGA
- a CDS encoding Sec-independent protein translocase TatB, whose product MFGINGPEFIILLIIGVLVIGPQRLPEYTQKLANLVKEVRRMASGAREQIKEEVGIDIDDVDWKKYDPRQYDPRRIIKEALFDDDTKPVSAGAPAAVAAVSGAAAVAGPAPERPERIVERLAPGETAPYDTEAT is encoded by the coding sequence GTGTTTGGTATCAACGGCCCGGAATTCATTATTCTGCTGATCATCGGTGTTCTCGTGATCGGCCCCCAACGGCTGCCCGAATATACCCAGAAGCTGGCAAACCTGGTCAAGGAAGTCCGCCGGATGGCCTCCGGAGCCCGGGAACAGATCAAGGAAGAAGTGGGCATCGACATCGACGATGTCGACTGGAAGAAGTACGATCCCCGCCAGTACGATCCCCGCCGCATCATCAAGGAAGCACTGTTCGACGACGACACCAAGCCCGTCAGCGCCGGTGCACCGGCGGCGGTGGCCGCGGTTTCCGGGGCGGCAGCCGTGGCAGGCCCGGCGCCCGAGCGGCCCGAACGGATCGTGGAGCGGCTCGCCCCGGGCGAAACCGCACCGTACGACACCGAAGCCACCTAG